The Fragaria vesca subsp. vesca linkage group LG2, FraVesHawaii_1.0, whole genome shotgun sequence genome includes a window with the following:
- the LOC101295966 gene encoding trihelix transcription factor GT-2-like, with protein sequence MMVAEEPAVLLHDEGGCSNTETAAVLFSNSGAEDHDKHTFGDVDQEGGHDDDHRSYGGGGGNRWPRQETLALLKIRSQMDPAFRDSSLKAPLWEDVSRKLGELGYQRSAKKCKEKFENVYKYHRRTKEGRSGKPEGKTYRFFDELEAFDHQQNSHNLSIIPPKPPVVLWTNNSNHHPNQSVPPPVVTVPQNGVTPATDPIIHSSTNNSLLPQQIHSSQDNTNGFRLLNPTTNLFSSSTSSTTASDEEFQQRNKRKRKWKYFFRRLTKQVLEKQERLQENFLEAIAKCDQERMVKEEAWRMQEMARIDRDHEVLVQERSSAAAKDAALIQFLQKVSLQHNSNDTRSLEINDATAMLVIPPPTNVPRPPLPALPVSWAIDQRGLTASSDGAVAPRNLEAKKVYGNGENNSAVMGSSRWPKTEVQALIDLRTSLDVKYQDAGPKGSLWEEISAGMRRLGYNRSSKRCKEKWENINKYFKKVKESSKTRPEDSKTCPYFHQLEALYRNKNNNKIEYHKDRSVEKLQIVQQPLRENVDPNQEEDEHDDHGDQDGESTEEDQEHDQIGGTVTSYKQSSMEMVES encoded by the exons ATGATGGTCGCAGAAGAACCAGCAGTACTACTTCATGATGAAGGTGGCTGCAGTAATACTGAAACAGCGGCGGTGCTTTTTTCAAATTCAGGTGCAGAAGATCATGACAAGCATACTTTTGGGGACGTTGATCAGGAGGGTGGTCATGATGACGACCACCGGAGCTATGGAGGTGGAGGAGGAAATCGGTGGCCTCGCCAAGAAACTTTGGCACTCCTGAAGATAAGGTCCCAAATGGATCCTGCTTTTCGCGACTCCAGTCTCAAAGCTCCATTGTGGGAAGATGTTTCAAG GAAACTAGGGGAGCTTGGTTATCAGAGAAGTGCAAAGAAATGCAAGGAGAAATTCGAGAACGTGTACAAGTACCACAGAAGAACCAAAGAAGGCCGATCTGGAAAGCCAGAAGGAAAGACTTATCGGTTTTTCGACGAACTTGAAGCCTTTGATCATCAACAGAATAGTCACAATCTATCTATAATACCACCAAAACCTCCAGTGGTGCTGTGGACCAACAACAGCAACCACCATCCAAACCAAAGTGTCCCTCCTCCTGTCGTCACTGTTCCGCAAAACGGCGTCACTCCAGCCACAGATCCAATAATTCATTCATCAACAAACAATTCCTTGCTGCCACAGCAAATTCATTCATCACAAGACAATACTAATGGCTTCCGACTACTAAATCCGACCACCAACCTGTTCTCCAGCTCTACTTCTTCTACTACTGCCTCGGACGAAGAGTTTCAGCAACGAAACAAGAGGAAAAGGAAATGGAAATACTTCTTTAGAAGACTGACAAAGCAAGTTCTCGAGAAGCAGGAGAGGCTGCAAGAGAATTTCTTGGAAGCCATTGCCAAATGCGATCAAGAGCGAATGGTGAAAGAAGAAGCTTGGAGAATGCAAGAGATGGCAAGAATCGATCGTGACCACGAGGTTTTGGTCCAAGAGAGATCGAGTGCAGCAGCGAAAGACGCCGCCCTCATACAATTCTTGCAAAAGGTTTCACTGCAACATAACTCTAATGATACTCGATCCCTCGAAATCAATGATGCCACAGCAATGCTAGTAATACCACCACCAACAAATGTGCCTCGGCCGCCATTGCCGGCACTACCGGTGTCTTGGGCAATAGACCAGCGTGGCCTCACTGCTAGTTCTGATGGAGCAGTAGCACCGAGAAACTTGGAGGCTAAGAAAGTGTATGGTAACGGCGAGAACAATTCTGCTGTCATGGGATCCTCAAGATGGCCGAAAACGGAAGTTCAGGCATTGATAGATCTGAGGACAAGTCTCGACGTCAAGTATCAGGATGCTGGGCCTAAAGGGTCTCTCTGGGAGGAGATATCGGCCGGGATGAGGAGGCTCGGCTACAACCGGAGCTCGAAGAGGTGCAAGGAGAAGTGGGAGAACATCAACAAGTACTTCAAGAAGGTTAAGGAGAGCAGCAAAACGAGACCCGAGGATTCAAAAACATGTCCTTACTTTCACCAGCTTGAAGCCTTGTACAGAAACAAGAACAACAACAAGATTGAATATCACAAGGATCGTAGTGTTGAGAAGCTCCAAATAGTGCAGCAGCCACTGAGGGAAAATGTGGATCCAAATCAAGAGGAAGATGAACATGATGATCATGGTGATCAAGATGGAGAAAGTACTGAGGAAGATCAAGAACATGATCAGATAGGAGGGACAGTAACAAGTTACAAACAGTCATCAATGGAGATGGTTGAGTCATGA
- the LOC101296251 gene encoding trihelix transcription factor GT-2-like: MLGDLGSSSDATTATATAVKPFGAHEGGGGDGGVGSNSGEEEKNSYSRGGGGGGDDFGDRSFGGNRWPRQETLALLKIRSDMDVAFRDASVKGPLWDEVSRKLAELGFHRSAKKCKEKFENVYKYHRRTKEGRTGKSEGKTYRFFDQLQALENQPPTPTTPNSTTTHQPRPQPTIAMAVSNPPPLPTISHINSTSTNSTNTVPSAAPHQGIATPTIPSSLFPPTNPITFTPPPQPPPQQNPTSHHQHHQATTFVPPSTFPSISSTDLMSNSTSSSTSSDEEMEGRAKRKRKWKDFFETLMKQVVYKQEDLQKRFLEAIEKREHERMAREEAWRMQEMARINREREILAQERSIAAAKDSAVMSFLQKIAEQQHNPQATPTITPNNHLVTSHPPQPHPPPAQQPAPPPQRQQTTPPPPALQITQAPITSFEITPRANGESNNDNNNMVSATTTPSSSRWPRVEVHSLIKLRTSLDSKYQENGPKGPLWEEISAGMKKLGYNRSAKRCKEKWENINKYFKKVKESNKKRPEDSKTCPYFHLLDSLYKERNNKYFDQMGNNNNNNDNNNSPKPENNAAPMMVRPEQQWQPPRVEPEMDQNHEEEERDGDEDEDEDDEEDEGNYEIVANKGASVSVGASATAE; the protein is encoded by the exons ATGCTGGGGGACTTAGGGAGCTCCTCCGATGCCACCACCGCCACCGCTACGGCTGTTAAGCCTTTCGGGGCTCACGAGGGCGGTGGCGGTGATGGCGGGGTCGGCTCGAACTCGGGGGAAGAGGAGAAGAATAGTTATAGCAGAGGCGGTGGCGGTGGCGGTGACGATTTTGGTGATAGGAGCTTCGGTGGCAACCGATGGCCTCGCCAGGAAACGTTGGCTCTCTTGAAGATTCGGTCTGATATGGACGTGGCGTTTCGTGATGCAAGTGTTAAAGGTCCATTATGGGATGAAGTTTCAAG GAAGCTAGCAGAGCTTGGCTTTCATCGAAGCGCCAAGAAATGCAAGGAGAAATTCGAGAACGTCTACAAGTATCACAGGAGAACAAAAGAAGGCCGAACTGGCAAATCCGAGGGCAAGACCTATCGGTTTTTCGATCAGTTACAAGCCCTTGAAAATCAACCTCCTACTCCGACCACGCCCAACTCTACTACCACTCATCAACCAAGGCCGCAACCCACAATTGCAATGGCAGTGTCAAACCCTCCTCCTCTTCCTACAATTTCTCACATCAATAGTACTAGTACTAACAGTACTAATACTGTTCCATCAGCTGCACCACACCAAGGCATTGCAACACCAACAATCCCTAGCTCGTTATTCCCTCCAACAAACCCTATAACATTCACACCACCGCCGCAGCCTCCGCCGCAACAAAACCCTACTTCTCACCACCAGCATCACCAGGCCACTACATTTGTCCCGCCTTCTACATTTCCGAGCATATCATCCACCGACCTCATGTCGAATTCGACATCTTCGTCAACCTCATCCGACGAAGAAATGGAAGGTCGTGCCAAGAGGAAGAGGAAGTGGAAGGACTTCTTCGAGACCCTGATGAAGCAGGTTGTCTACAAGCAGGAGGATCTCCAGAAGAGGTTCCTTGAAGCCATCGAGAAGCGCGAGCACGAGCGAATGGCAAGAGAAGAAGCTTGGAGAATGCAGGAGATGGCCCGCATTAACCGCGAACGTGAAATTCTCGCCCAAGAACGCTCCATCGCCGCCGCCAAAGACTCCGCCGTCATGTCCTTCTTGCAAAAAATAGCCGAACAACAGCATAACCCCCAAGCCACACCCACTATTACTCCTAATAACCATTTGGTGACGTCACATCCGCCGCAGCCACACCCACCACCAGCTCAGCAACCAGCTCCTCCTCCGCAACGGCAGCAGACTACACCACCACCGCCAGCACTGCAGATAACACAAGCGCCGATCACGAGTTTCGAGATTACTCCGAGAGCAAACGGTGAGAGTAACAACGACAATAATAATATGGTAAGTGCTACTACTACGCCGAGCTCATCGAGATGGCCGAGAGTGGAGGTACATTCACTCATCAAGCTAAGAACAAGTCTGGACTCAAAGTACCAAGAGAACGGCCCCAAGGGACCTCTCTGGGAGGAGATATCGGCAGGGATGAAGAAGCTCGGGTACAACCGGAGCGCGAAGAGGTGCAAGGAGAAGTGGGAGAACATCAACAAGTACTTCAAGAAGGTGAAGGAGAGCAACAAGAAGAGGCCCGAGGATTCCAAGACGTGTCCTTACTTCCACCTCCTCGACAGTTTGTACAAAGAGAGGAACAACAAGTACTTTGATCAGATGGGGAATAATAATAATAATAACGACAACAATAATTCACCAAAGCCGGAGAACAATGCGGCGCCGATGATGGTGAGGCCGGAGCAGCAGTGGCAACCTCCGAGGGTGGAACCAGAAATGGATCAAAACCATGAGGAAGAAGAGAGGGATGGTGACGAGGACGAGGACGAGGACGATGAGGAAGACGAGGGCAACTATGAGATAGTGGCAAACAAAGGAGCTTCAGTTTCAGTGGGAGCATCAGCAACAGCTGAGTGA